The following DNA comes from Mya arenaria isolate MELC-2E11 chromosome 11, ASM2691426v1.
AATACCATTTTAGTCAGGTCTTATTCGATCCAGCTATTTCAGTTTTATGACCAGGATATGGTCTGTCTCCCAGTTACCGACCACAATGGCGCACGCGTGACCGTCAAAAAGCATGGTCTGCGGAAACTCCAAGCCGTCATCTTCTCTCGCTAGAGTGACCATCTTTCTCCTGCCATCCTTGTCCACCTGAAGGATGGTGTTTGACCACTGTCCACTCACAAACACGTGACCACTCACCTTGGACACGCAGATAGCCGAGGGCAGACTGAGGTCATCATCTTTCAAAGTGACAACGTGGCGGCCTTCGATGTCCATTGTGATAAGTTGTTGAGTTTCCCTATTCGCGAGGTATATCCGACTTCCGTCGTTGCTAAGCGACATGCTTTCTATTGTACAATCGCCTGATTTGTTCTGAAATATCTTCTTTATGAGTTGACCTCCCATTGTGTATTTGTACACTGTGTAAGGGTCCGCAACGTACAGATGACTTTGGTGGTGGGCGATCTTTTGACATCCATGCCTAAGTGTGATTACTTTCGTCACTTCCAACTGTCCTTCTATCAATCCAATGAAATGAATCTCATTTTTGATACTGGTTCTCAATTCTGTAACTTCCGTCACCGTAACGGCAACTTCTGTATCAGCGATAACGCAGACGTCCATTGGAAATTCAGGTAATGCACAGTGAGAAATGATGGCGTAGTTGGCTTCGTCGTCGAGCATTTTAATGTTGCAATTCTTTCGATCGATGACAATAATGTATCCGTCCACTAGTTGACAAAGGCCAGTGATTTCACAATCCTTCTCATCACTGTCCAGGCGGACGCAATACCACTGGCGGTCCATGACGGTATAGACGTGGTCGCCGGTGATGGCGTTTCGGCTGGAGCGCCGGGAGAAGTGTGACAGGCGGCGATGCTTTCCGGGCAATCGGTTGTCCTTCTTGCTATGTTTTGATTGACCTCCTTTTTCATTGAGCGAATGGACGTTTTTGCATGATCTGAACAAAAAGAGTTACGACATTTGAATAACTTGCGTCCttacataatattaatattaattctTACGACTAATGAACAATACCTGGACCGCAAACCCAATACATGCTCTTAACTGTTTATGGCCGGTTACCTTACAACGCAATGTGCTTATTAATAAGTTTGCGAATTTTATCTGCGTTTGCAGTGTTTGTTCTTTGATGCACCAGAAATACCAAAGAAGATTAAGCTGACATGAGCGATTGTTAGCGCTAACTGACAACATGACTGGTTTGGCAGAGGAAAtgtatcttgaatgaaatcagaCAAAGCGTTGTAAACGGTATTCTGAGACAGGATTAAATACAGTTCAAAACCAAGAAACCGGGTCAAGAAACCGGTCATTAGCATTTTCAATAGacaaaaaacatgcaagatttttaACTCTAGATCCAAACTGTGTATGACGGTGTCTTCATATTATAAAAAAGCATGATAATTGAAACATCTTACAGTAATATTCGAAGTCATGCCATACCTATGGAGGGTATCAGTGCAGAGGGAACAGCATGTCTCATTGTGGTCCACACATATCATGTCTCGGGGCTTATCCGGATGGAGTGGGCACGTTCCCTCACCGTCACCGGCAGCCGCTTCCGGCCATCGGTCTCGCTGGTCGGACCCCAGTACAAGATGGAAGCGGAACTTCCGGTCGTGTTCCCGGAGGCACATCCGGCACAGTTGTCGGCCGCAGTTCTCGCAGTAGTACGCCGCCTCTGTGTTGTAGCCATTGTCGCCGCACTCCATGCATGGGTACTCGTAAATAATAACTTCTGGCTCTTCGCCGTCATGAGGCGATCCGTCGCTGGTACCCTCCGCCATGTTCGAAGTCCTGCTTGAGTTTTTATTATTCCGTTCTTTATA
Coding sequences within:
- the LOC128209416 gene encoding uncharacterized protein LOC128209416, whose protein sequence is MAEGTSDGSPHDGEEPEVIIYEYPCMECGDNGYNTEAAYYCENCGRQLCRMCLREHDRKFRFHLVLGSDQRDRWPEAAAGDGEGTCPLHPDKPRDMICVDHNETCCSLCTDTLHRSCKNVHSLNEKGGQSKHSKKDNRLPGKHRRLSHFSRRSSRNAITGDHVYTVMDRQWYCVRLDSDEKDCEITGLCQLVDGYIIVIDRKNCNIKMLDDEANYAIISHCALPEFPMDVCVIADTEVAVTVTEVTELRTSIKNEIHFIGLIEGQLEVTKVITLRHGCQKIAHHQSHLYVADPYTVYKYTMGGQLIKKIFQNKSGDCTIESMSLSNDGSRIYLANRETQQLITMDIEGRHVVTLKDDDLSLPSAICVSKVSGHVFVSGQWSNTILQVDKDGRRKMVTLAREDDGLEFPQTMLFDGHACAIVVGNWETDHILVIKLK